In Vanrija pseudolonga chromosome 4, complete sequence, a single window of DNA contains:
- the rev1_1 gene encoding DNA repair protein rev1, whose translation MSTQSSSQSFWAEALDVAESLDGPGEQIRIPKRVQFASYELSPDTPDEQQAGAGPSSPASPTIEERRNATSLEYLPNRVELLPAEHAYLANPEYAPNAFGDVGDYMRKKDIKVQNQNSEIAAAGAHLPQIFAGLTFYINGNTTPPMEELRRMILLRGGTCVPYVRTKGVLDFIVAPVLTLAKFREFARHKVVREGWVLECVAEGRLVDWRKWRLKVEDEGETGLEDFLRKSETKAVAEEEEEEMGPPDLPSPPVTRAIAATQSLLRPVRPAPTVIEQGRPRMDEVEKMEAANPPRPEGTWDNYFVHRSNHHAAQMMKSDEFRVNNTSERGNESGFIDKFYQNSRLHHLSTWKAALRLLVAEARASVVARVPTVLPEPGAQRYYFHVDFDAFFVSAGVASRPHLKGKPVVVCHSSGGGRASTSEVASASYEARALGVKNGMSLGRARQLCGDDLETIPYEFDTYQSHSLTFYKVLLGYADELEAVSVDEALLEVTGAVTARALAPEEAGVRSPDPAIQLADKIRDDIRAETGCEVSIGISHNILLARMATKKAKPAGVFHLKAEDARAFLAELDVDQLPQVGWSTRAKIQDVFGSTLCGALLPQSRDALRRALGPKTGETIYGFLRGQDTRQLTPDKERKSVSAEINYGIRFRTQDQADRYVADLGAEVSKRLKSIGARGRQLTLKIMSRHPDAPIEPPKFLGHGKCETFNKGGGISGPRGSATDDPEVIGSEAVKLLGSMRLDPIELRGVGIQVTKLEFSTGPPKGQGLLSAMFGRVKAAQEARGEEDEREAGEEALGTGDVEVDSKEGSEERDGVEATPVSPLPEAPPLPPAPAVPSDNHVDPEFLAAMPPSIRAELEAELASKRKRKRSEEMTPEVEVEVRDSVGVNDNDDDGDAHVAARTGGRHKYAHITKQLRPKIKTMMGNKAIAELPLYTAWGKRQASRSRSRSVDPAAGPTTTAPSTESDSDIQVIEADIAKIGEYTVSTLRELGIDLDVFAALPADLRAEVVQAEQQRVQLRRSGGKHSAKADSPAKRAKAAVAPKIAPTPATVTRKPALFGARDTSAVAEVLTRWVVTCDGQPADADVARVGKYLVKCVHGWMGGVDHVAVLLRHLRGLAGDLARDGEEEEGEQQEQPLVWWGVIERLKREVDEAAVAKLGAPLRL comes from the exons ATGAGCACGCAGTCGTCGTCCCAGTCATTCTGGGCTGAGGCTCTTGACGTTGCCGAGTCCCTCGATGGCCCGGGCGAACAGATCCGGATACCCAAACGCGTCCAGTTCGCGTCGTACGAACTGAGCCCCGACACGCCGGATGAGCAGCAAGCCGGCGCGGGTCCCTCGTCCCCCGCATCTCCAACGATTGAAGAACGACGAAATGCCACGTCCCTCGAGTACCTCCCCaaccgcgtcgagctgctgcccgccgagCATGCGTACCTCGCCAACCCAGAGTACGCGCCCAACGCGTTCGGCGACGTGGGCGACTACATGCGCAAGAAGGACATCAAGGTGCAGAACCAGAACAGCGAGAtagccgcggcgggcgcacATCTGCCACAGATATTCGCCGGCCTCACTTTTTACATCAACGGAAACACTACCCCGCCAATGGAGGAGCTGCGCCGCATGATCCTTCTCCGTGGCGGCACTTGCGTGCCCTACGTCCGCACCAAGGGCGTGCTGGACTTTATCGTCGCGCCCGTGCTCACCCTGGCCAAGTTCCGCGAGTTTGCGCGACACAAGGTCGTgcgggaggggtgggtgctCGAGTGTGTGGCTGAGGGGCGGCTCGTCGACTGGAGGAAGTGGCGCTTGAaggtcgaggatgagggGGAGACGGGGCTGGAGGACTTCTTGCGAAAGTCTGAAACGAAGGCGGTGGcggaagaggaagaggaggagatggGGCCGCCTGAcctgccgagcccgccggtGACGAGGGCCATCGCTGCGACTCAGAGCCTCCTGCGTCCTGTTCGACCGGCACCGACAGTCATCGAGCAAGGCCGCCCGCGAATGGATGAAGTGGAGAAGATGGAGGCCGCCAACCCCCCGCGACCTGAAGGCACATGGGACAACTACTTTGTCCACCGGTCCAATCACCACGCGGCGCAGATGATGAAGTCGGACGAATTCCGCGTCAACAACACGTCGGAGCGAGGCAACGAGTCGGGTTTCATCGACAAGTTTTACCAAAACTCTCGGCTGCACCATCTCTCGACTTGGAAAGCCGCCCTGCGACTCCTTGTTGCCGAGGCGCGAGCGTCGGTGGTCGCGCGCGTTCCGACCGTGCTGCCCGAGCCCGGCGCACAGCGCTACTACTTCCAtgtcgactttgacgcctTCTTCGTGTCCGCTGGCGTCGCGTCACGCCCTCATCTAAAAGGCAAGCCAGTCGTCGTGTGCCACTCGTctgggggtgggcgtgcgtcgacgagcgaggtggCCAGCGCGAGTTACGAGGCGAGGGCTCTAGGTGTCAAGAATGGCATGAGTCTTGGTCGCGCCAGGCAGCTGTGTGGCGACGACCTGGAGACAATACC ATACGAGTTCGACACTTATCAGTCGCACTCGCTCACCTTTTACAAGGTGCTCCTGGggtacgccgacgagcttgaggcAGTCagtgtcgacgaggcgctgcttGAGGTCACTGGCGCCgtgaccgcgcgcgcgctggccccAGAGGAAGCGGGCGTCCGTTCGCCCGACCCCGCgatccagctcgccgacaagatCCGTGACGACATCCGCGCCGAAACAGGATGCGAAGTGTCCATCGGCATCTCGCACAacatcctcctcgcgcgcatgGCGACGAAAAAGGCCAAGCCTGCGGGCGTGTTTCACCTGAAGGCGGAGGATGCGCGAGCgttcctcgccgagctcgacgtcgaccagcTGCCACAGGTCGGGTGGTCGACACGGGCAAAGATCCAGGACGTGTTTGGAAGCACGCTGTGTGGCGCACTGCTGCCGCAATCTCGAGATGCGCTCCGGCGTGCTCTCGGTCCCAAGACTGGTGAAACGATCTACGGCTTCCTCCGTGGCCAAGATACCCGCCAACTCACGCCAGACAAGGAGCGTAAGAGTGTCTCCGCCGAGATCAACTACGGTATCCGCTTCCGCACGCAGGACCAGGCAGACCGCTACGTCGCTGACCTGGGGGCTGAGGTGTCCAAGCGGCTGAAGAGCATCGGTGCCCGTGGACGTCAGCTCACGCTCAAGATCATGTCGCGCCATCCTGACGCACCAATTGAGCCTCCCAAGTTTCTCGGACACGGCAAGTGCGAGACGTTCAACAAAGGCGGTGGGATCTCTGGCCCGCGGGGCTCGGCTACCGATGACCCCGAAGTAATTGGCTCAGAGGCCGTCAAGCTGCTGGGCTCGATGCGGCTCGACCCTATCGAGCTGCGTGGCGTTGGAATCCAGGTCACCAAACTCGAGTTCAGTACTGGGCCGCCGAAGGGCCAGGGGCTGTTGAGTGCCATGTTTGGCAGAGTCAAAGCTGCACAGGAGGCTAGGGGGGAGGAAGATGAGAGGGAGGCGGGGGAAGAGGCTTTGGGGACCGGAGATGTCGAGGTTGACTCGAAGGAAgggagcgaggagcgagacGGCGTCGAAGCAACGCCGGTCTCTCCGCTTCCCGAAGCTCCACCCCTGCCACCGGCACCCGCCGTCCCGTCCGACAACCACGTCGACCCCGAGTTTCTCGCAGCCATGCCGCCCAGTAttcgcgccgagctcgaggccgagctggcgtcGAAGCGAAAGCGAAAGCGCAGCGAGGAGATGACGcccgaggtggaggtcgaggtccgGGACTCCGTGGGGGTGAatgacaacgacgacgatggagaCGCCCACGTTGCTGCGCGCACAGGCGGCCGCCACAAGTACGCACACATCACCAAGCAGCTTCGGCCCAAGATCAAGACAATGATGGGGAACAAGGcgatcgccgagctgccaCTGTACACGGCGTGGGGGAAGCGACAGGCCAGTCGGAGCCGCAGTCGTAGTGTGGATCCGGCCGCCGGGCCTACTACGACTGCGCCGTCCACTGAATCCGATTCCGATATTCAAGTCATCGAGGCAGACATTGCCAAGATTGGCGAGTACACAGTGTCGAcactgcgcgagctcgggaTCGATCTGGACGTgttcgccgcgctgcccgccgatctgcgcgccgaggtggtacaagccgagcagcagcgggtgCAGCTCCGCCGTAGCGGTGGCAAACACAGTGCCAAGGCAGACTCGCCTGCCAAGCGCGCCAAAGCCGCTGTGGCGCCTAAAAtcgcgcccacgcccgccacTGTCACCCGCAAGCCTGCACTCTTCGGCGCGCGGGACACATCCGCagtcgccgaggtgctcaCCCGCTGGGTGGTCACGTGTGATGGCCAGCCGGCGGATGCAGATGTTGCGCGGGTGGGCAAGTATTTGGTCAAGTGTGTGCatgggtggatgggtggtgTGGATCATGtcgcggtgctgctgcggcatCTGCGGGGTCTGGCGGGGGACTTGGCGagggatggcgaggaggaggagggggagcagCAGGAACAGCCGTTAGTATGGTGGGGGGTTATTGAGCGCCTCAAGCGcgaagtcgacgaggcggcggtggccaagctcggcgcgccgctgcgtcTCTAG
- the CNA01750 gene encoding Mitotic-spindle organizing protein 1 codes for MPADDRQKNARETLDTLNDLSQLLQTGLDKQTLSICVGMLEAGANPDTLAAVIKELRKEKD; via the exons ATGCCAGCAGACGACAGGCAAAAGAATGCGCGCGAGACGCTTGATA CGTTGAACGACCTCTCGCAGCTCCTCCAGACTG GGCTCGACAAGCAGACATTGTCCATCTGCGTCGgcatgctcgaggcgggcgcgaACCCCGACACGCTggcg GCTGTCATCAAGGAGCTgcgcaaggagaaggactAG
- the usp30 gene encoding Ubiquitin carboxyl-terminal hydrolase 30: protein MRRQPHEPPPQPTPYSVFILYLSTLFYGIMGVLSQLAGLNLATSPDKQAIPLQTLHEPGDNYPGMVNPNGVLCFLNSVIQSLASLPTVIGHLDEVVDLATEVDIPTPITDELSTTITELNTGTARRTRVLYPTALCRAFLPVQSLKYLVTSGQQQDAHELYTNLAAAVGDEALKVGQEAARTPGLGEVLDLVVQNKSGVAVAAASPPPSPDFPFPYKVPRGPAPSSQVLEQPWNGLLARRRKCQRCGYDTPVLMDIITGLDLPIPGRSNAASLDACVQAYLAPEAIPGVNCDMCTLVATEKVYRHLASAPAAVSTSEPSPKGKKKRHDKEKRDKEKQESEPKPKDRAALIATAVRLATMVRAGVPVVDVPGDGVDWVKVQTDSVRRTAVVRAPKMLQLHFIRSDLISWPPQKKDTRIVFPLVFDFGKHMARGVDPTSPGTPPPQALYQLRSVVLHRGANHNSGHYTSIRRKPNAPYGVPGRGWLWLDDTTATEYGDDVFQLPHVQMQVTMLFYERLDGVVVPPAVFGNGGVQQSNGGDAPLPPLPTGDVDSDDDTEESSEEAFNYDRR from the exons ATGCGCAGACAGCCCCATGAACCCCCACCGCAGCCGACGCCGTACTCCGTCTTCATCCTGTACCTCTCGACGCTCTTCTACGGCATCATGGGCGTGCTCTCTCAACTCGCGGGGCTCAACCTCGCGACCAGCCCAGACAAGCAGGCGATCCCCCTCCAGACACTACATGAACCGGGGGACAACTACCCCGGCATGGTGAACCCGAACGGCGTGCTGTGCTTCCTCAACTCTGTCATCCAGAGCctggcgtcgctgccgactGTCATCgggcacctcgacgaggtcgtcgacctcgcaACCGAAGTCGACATCCCTACACCAATCACCGACGAGCTCAGCACGACAATCACAGAGCTCAACACCGGCaccgcgcggcgcacgcgtGTGCTCTACCCCACTGCGCTGTGTCGCGCGTTCCTCCCAGTCCAGAGCTTAAAGTACCTCGTTACGTccgggcagcagcaggacgCGCACGAGCTGTACACCAAcctggccgccgctgtcggcgacgaggcgctcaaggtcGGCCAGGAGGCCGCGCGGACACCAGGCCTAGGCGAAGTGCTCGATCTCGTCGTGCAGAACAagagcggcgtcgcggtcgctGCCGCTTCCCCACCCCCATCACCAGACTTCCCGTTCCCGTACAAGGTCCCCCGTGGCCCCGCGCCCAGCAGCcaggtgctcgagcagccgTGGAACGGCCTGCTGGCCCGCCGGCGCAAGTGCCAGCGGTGCGGATACGACACGCCCGTGCTCATGGACATTATCACCGGCTTGGACCTGCCAATACCGGGGAGAAGT AACGCGGCCAGCCTCGACGCATGCGTCCAGGCATATCTTGCCCCAGAAGCCATCCCCGGCGTAAACTGCGACATGTGCACCCTGGTCGCGACCGAGAAGGTGTACCGGCATCttgcgtcggcgccggcggcagtgtcgACATCCGAGCCATCGCcaaagggcaagaagaagcggcacgacaaggagaagcgcgacaaggagaagcagGAGAGCGAGCCCAAGCCGAAGGACAGGGCCGCGCTCATCGCCACGGCCGTCCGTCTCGCGACCAtggtgcgcgcgggcgtgcccgtcgtcgacgtgccaggggacggcgtcgactgggTCAAGGTGCAGACGGATAGCGTGCGGCGTACGGcggtggtgcgcgcgcccaAGATGCTCCAACTGCACTTTATCCGCTCCGATCTCATCTCGTGGCCGCCGCAGAAGAAGGACACGCGGATCGTGTTCCCGCTCGTGTTTGATTTCGGCAAGCacatggcgcgcggcgtcgaccccaCGTCCccgggcacgccgcccccgcagGCGCTGTACCAGCTGCGCTCGGTCGTGCTGCACCGCGGCGCCAACCACAACTCGGGACACTACACGTCTATCCGGAGAAAGCCCAACGCGCCCTACGGCGTCCCGGGGCGCgggtggctctggctcgacgacaccacGGCAACAGagtacggcgacgacgtgttcCAGCTCCCGCACGTCCAGATGCAGGTCACCATGCTGTTCTACGAGCGGCTGGATGGAGTCGTCGTCCCGCCCGCCGTGttcggcaacggcggcgtgcagcagagcaacggcggcgacgcgccgctcccccCGCTGCCCAcgggcgacgtcgactcggacgacgacacaGAGGAGTCGTCTGAAGAGGCCTTCAACTATGATAGACGGtga
- the SPCC1281.03c gene encoding ER membrane protein complex subunit 4: protein MYLDYASAPPKNIPNPPGYATGKEVKGASSTTASAAATSSTELKLKRAWEVAFAPGKSLPMQAIMLYFSGSGVQIFSLGMIFMLITGPLGAVSGILRTFEPFRIVGSDGKPSYSLLIPPMVVFILCQAAVFGLGLYKCWTMGILPSGAADWLQFETRPEAPEWSAVRALIFG from the exons ATGTACCTCGACTAcgcctccgccccgcccaa AAACATCCCCAACCCCCCCGGCTATGCCACGggcaaggaggtcaagggcgcgtcgtcgacgaccgcgagtgccgccgcgacgagcagcaccgAGCTCAAGCTGAAGCGTGCTTGGGAGGTGGCGTTTGC CCCCGGCAAGTCCCTCCCCATGCAGGCCATCATGCTCTACTTCTCCGGCTCGGGCGTGCAGATCTTCTCCCTCGGCATGATCTTTATGCTGATTACTGGGCCTCTGGGCGCCGTGTCGGGCATTCTGCGGA CATTCGAGCCGTTCCGCatcgtcggcagcgacggaAAGCCGTCCTACTCGCTCCTTATCCCCCCTATGGTCGTGTTCATCCTGTGCCAGGCGGCTGT cttcggcctcgggctcTACAAGTGCTGGACGATGGGCATCCTCCCTTCCGGCGCGGCCGACTGGCTCCAGTTCGAGACGCGGCCAGAG GCCCCAGAATGGTCAGCTGTCCGCGCGTTGATATTCGGCTAG